In one Spirosoma rigui genomic region, the following are encoded:
- a CDS encoding M1 family metallopeptidase, producing the protein MKKLVLMAGLSLWSAALMAQAPAAPTQNANTRFEQLGPVLPTPNTFRTASGAPGKDYFQNRADYDIKVELDDANQKIIGTETVTYHNNSTDELPFIWLQLDQNLFAKGSTGSVTRTGSVNESGMSFAQLQNLTSVRERSSQQASDKFGYHITSVKDAKSGKALKYTINQTMMRVDLPAAIKPGGSYSFNVDWNYFITEYYGRSGMEYFAKDGNYNYFIAHWFPRLCAYNDVNGWQNKQFLGQGEFTLIFGNYKVAITVPNDHIVGATGECQNYKQVLTATQQKRMAQAATSKTPVVIVTQAEAEAAEKAKPGDAKGKKTWVYNAQNVRDFAFTSSRKFIWDAMQTDVYGDGHKIWSMSFYSKEGNPLWGQYSTRVVEHTLKSYGNRTIKYPYPVAISCHATAGGGMEYPMISFNGGRPEADGTYSEAVKYGMIGVIIHEVGHNFFPMIVNSDERQWTWMDEGLNTFCQYLAEKEWDYNYPSRRGEPQNIVDYMKSDKAVLSPIMTTSDNVINLGANAYAKPATALNILRETVMGRELFDYAFKEYARRWAFKSPEPADFFRTLEDASGVDLDWFWKGWFYGVEPVDQDLVEVDWFQVDSGNPEVSKAAARAEAKRRAGTISKQRDAATQAETVVAKDSTMKDFYNNYDPYTVTDSDRKRYQDYLATLSEDERKTLETNAATNFYTLSLKNKGGLPMPVIVRMEFEDGTDSVARFPAEIWRFNDVAIKKVIATPKKVKQWVLDPYQEIADIDTENNAFPRMAAPTRFQLFRQQQRGGGAAPNPMQQQRRATQPPATQGSGKN; encoded by the coding sequence ATGAAAAAACTAGTGCTCATGGCTGGCCTGAGCCTCTGGTCAGCCGCTTTGATGGCGCAGGCACCAGCTGCCCCGACGCAAAACGCCAACACGCGCTTTGAGCAGCTCGGCCCGGTCCTTCCCACACCCAATACGTTTCGTACCGCATCGGGTGCGCCGGGAAAGGACTACTTCCAGAACCGCGCCGACTACGATATCAAGGTTGAACTCGACGATGCCAACCAGAAAATCATTGGTACGGAAACAGTTACGTATCACAACAACTCGACCGATGAGTTGCCCTTCATCTGGCTTCAGCTCGATCAAAATCTGTTCGCGAAAGGCTCTACCGGCAGCGTAACCCGCACCGGCAGTGTTAACGAGAGCGGCATGAGTTTTGCCCAATTACAAAACCTGACATCGGTACGGGAACGTAGCAGCCAGCAGGCATCCGACAAGTTTGGCTACCATATTACCTCGGTAAAAGATGCCAAGTCGGGCAAAGCGTTGAAATACACGATCAACCAGACCATGATGCGCGTCGACCTGCCAGCCGCTATCAAGCCCGGCGGCAGTTACTCGTTCAACGTAGACTGGAACTACTTCATCACGGAGTATTACGGCCGCAGTGGTATGGAATACTTCGCCAAAGACGGTAACTACAATTATTTCATTGCCCACTGGTTTCCCCGTCTGTGTGCCTACAATGACGTAAACGGCTGGCAGAACAAGCAGTTTCTGGGTCAGGGCGAGTTCACGCTCATTTTCGGTAATTATAAAGTAGCCATCACTGTACCAAACGACCACATCGTAGGGGCAACGGGTGAGTGCCAGAACTACAAGCAGGTGTTGACTGCTACCCAGCAGAAGCGCATGGCACAGGCTGCTACGTCTAAAACGCCCGTTGTTATTGTCACGCAGGCCGAAGCCGAAGCAGCCGAGAAAGCAAAACCCGGCGATGCCAAAGGCAAAAAGACCTGGGTGTATAACGCACAGAACGTGCGTGACTTCGCTTTCACCAGCAGCCGTAAGTTCATTTGGGATGCTATGCAAACCGATGTATACGGCGACGGTCACAAGATCTGGAGCATGTCGTTTTACTCGAAGGAAGGCAACCCGCTGTGGGGTCAGTATTCGACCCGGGTTGTGGAGCACACCCTGAAGTCGTACGGCAACCGGACTATTAAATACCCCTATCCAGTGGCCATCTCCTGTCATGCTACCGCTGGCGGGGGCATGGAGTATCCAATGATCTCGTTCAATGGCGGTCGTCCGGAGGCCGATGGCACCTACAGCGAAGCAGTGAAATACGGCATGATCGGTGTAATCATCCACGAAGTGGGGCACAATTTCTTCCCCATGATCGTGAACTCGGATGAGCGTCAGTGGACCTGGATGGATGAAGGCCTGAACACATTCTGCCAGTATCTGGCCGAAAAGGAATGGGATTACAACTACCCCAGCCGCCGGGGTGAGCCTCAAAATATTGTTGACTATATGAAGTCGGACAAGGCCGTGCTTTCGCCCATTATGACTACGTCTGACAACGTGATCAACTTGGGTGCCAACGCGTATGCCAAGCCCGCTACGGCGCTGAACATTCTGCGCGAAACGGTCATGGGCCGTGAGTTGTTCGACTACGCCTTCAAAGAGTATGCCCGCCGGTGGGCCTTTAAATCGCCCGAACCCGCTGATTTCTTCCGGACGCTGGAAGACGCGTCGGGCGTTGACCTCGACTGGTTCTGGAAAGGCTGGTTCTACGGCGTTGAGCCTGTAGACCAGGATCTGGTCGAAGTGGATTGGTTTCAGGTTGATTCAGGCAATCCTGAGGTGAGTAAAGCCGCGGCCCGCGCCGAAGCCAAACGGCGCGCCGGTACCATCAGCAAGCAGCGCGACGCTGCTACCCAGGCTGAAACAGTAGTTGCCAAAGACTCCACCATGAAGGATTTCTACAACAACTATGACCCCTACACCGTTACGGACAGCGACAGAAAGCGGTACCAGGATTACCTGGCTACATTGAGCGAAGACGAGCGGAAAACACTGGAAACCAACGCAGCGACGAACTTTTACACCCTTTCGCTGAAAAATAAAGGTGGTTTACCAATGCCGGTGATCGTGCGGATGGAATTCGAAGATGGCACCGATTCGGTAGCCCGTTTCCCAGCCGAAATCTGGCGATTCAACGACGTAGCAATCAAGAAAGTCATTGCAACGCCCAAGAAGGTCAAACAATGGGTGCTGGACCCTTACCAGGAGATTGCAGATATTGATACCGAAAATAACGCATTCCCCCGCATGGCCGCTCCAACGCGGTTCCAGTTGTTCCGGCAACAGCAGCGGGGTGGCGGGGCAGCGCCCAACCCCATGCAGCAGCAACGGCGGGCAACTCAGCCGCCTGCCACCCAGGGTAGTGGTAAAAATTAG
- a CDS encoding zinc-dependent metalloprotease — MSVRATLFTLLTLVGLGSPLAIQAQTPVPTPPTSPTMALPVTTPPVATTVAAVPKVPIKPYRDVITAAAQTSRGLFTAHRVDEKYYLEIPDSLLGCEFMAITRIAKAPTGAGYGGELANRQVLRWERGPDKKLLLRVVSYINVGNDTLPISQAVRNSNVEPIAAVFDLRAIRKDSVSASVIDVTDFFKGDNQVVSINPVTKFRYRLTALSPERSFVQRIKSYPINTEVMVTKTFTVNTTPVVPSAVPSPLPTVALPVGSEAGAVTMEINTSMILLPRTPMRKRLFDSRVGYFANGYTVYNDASQRTMDETFAVHWKLEAKNAADVQRQKAGELIEPRKPIVYYIDPATPLKWRKSLKLGVADWQVAFEKAGWKNAIYAKDWDSKDTTLSLEDARYSVIRYFASDVENAYGPNVHDPRSGEIIESHIGWYHNVMNLLRKWYMVQGAAVDERARKPAFDDELMGQLVRFVSSHEVGHTLGLRHNYGSSHATPVEKLRDKAFIKQYGHTASIMDYARFNYVAQPEDSIQDLFPRIGTYDIWAIEWGYKPIYDTPTPEADKLILNQWVKKHAGDPRYWFGTETNPLDPRSQSEDLGDNAMTASTYGIKNLKRILPNLTKWTGEEAEDYDKLREMYGEIAGQFRRYMGHVTKYVGGVYETPRTYDQPGTIYEPTPRVLQKSAVSFLNQQLFQTPTWLLNPEVMQLVRPDQGVDYLRTLQETTLNSLMDVGRLSRLIENSSRPAKSYSLDEFMTDLQSSIWRELKAGRSIDVYRRNLQKVYAEKLISMLTPAMPVAPAAGFSGNGFRYNAGPIADIKKSDIMSEVRAQLVNLRSSIRTAIPRQTDTMSRYHLSDVLARIDNALSPKQR, encoded by the coding sequence ATGAGTGTCCGCGCTACGTTATTTACCCTCCTCACGCTGGTTGGGCTGGGAAGTCCATTGGCCATACAGGCCCAGACTCCAGTGCCAACCCCGCCAACGTCGCCAACCATGGCGTTACCGGTTACGACTCCTCCGGTAGCAACTACAGTGGCTGCGGTCCCGAAAGTACCCATCAAACCCTACCGTGATGTGATCACAGCCGCAGCCCAAACAAGTCGGGGTTTGTTTACAGCCCACCGTGTCGACGAGAAGTATTACCTTGAAATCCCGGATTCGCTGCTTGGTTGCGAGTTCATGGCTATTACCCGCATTGCCAAAGCACCAACCGGCGCGGGGTATGGCGGTGAGCTAGCCAACCGGCAGGTACTGCGTTGGGAACGGGGACCGGATAAGAAGCTTTTACTCCGGGTGGTGAGCTATATCAACGTAGGAAACGATACACTGCCTATTTCGCAAGCCGTGCGTAACTCCAACGTGGAGCCCATTGCAGCCGTCTTCGACTTGAGGGCCATTCGCAAGGATAGCGTATCGGCATCGGTTATTGACGTAACCGATTTTTTCAAGGGCGACAATCAGGTGGTATCCATAAATCCCGTGACCAAGTTTCGGTACCGGCTAACGGCCCTGTCGCCGGAAAGGTCATTTGTGCAACGGATCAAATCCTATCCGATCAATACCGAAGTGATGGTGACAAAAACGTTTACCGTCAACACCACCCCGGTAGTACCATCTGCCGTACCGTCCCCGTTGCCTACTGTGGCGTTGCCCGTTGGCAGCGAAGCGGGAGCCGTAACGATGGAGATTAACACATCGATGATTCTGCTTCCCCGCACGCCTATGCGGAAACGTTTGTTCGACAGCCGGGTTGGTTACTTCGCCAACGGCTACACGGTTTATAACGATGCCTCCCAACGAACGATGGACGAGACGTTTGCGGTACACTGGAAACTGGAGGCCAAAAATGCGGCCGATGTACAGCGTCAGAAAGCGGGGGAACTGATTGAACCCCGAAAACCCATTGTATACTACATCGATCCGGCTACCCCACTCAAATGGCGTAAATCACTGAAACTAGGCGTTGCTGACTGGCAGGTAGCTTTCGAAAAAGCGGGCTGGAAAAACGCCATTTATGCCAAAGATTGGGATAGTAAGGATACGACACTGAGCCTTGAGGATGCCCGGTATTCCGTAATCCGTTACTTCGCATCGGATGTTGAAAATGCCTATGGGCCAAACGTGCACGACCCCCGTTCGGGTGAAATCATCGAAAGCCATATCGGCTGGTACCACAACGTAATGAACCTGCTTCGAAAGTGGTATATGGTGCAGGGAGCTGCGGTCGATGAACGGGCACGTAAACCAGCGTTTGACGACGAGTTGATGGGGCAGTTGGTTCGATTTGTATCCTCGCACGAGGTCGGGCACACGCTTGGGTTACGGCACAACTACGGATCAAGTCATGCTACACCGGTTGAGAAACTGCGCGACAAAGCGTTTATCAAACAGTATGGTCATACGGCGTCTATCATGGACTACGCCCGGTTTAACTACGTAGCACAACCTGAAGACAGTATACAGGACCTTTTTCCACGCATTGGTACCTACGACATATGGGCCATTGAGTGGGGCTATAAGCCAATCTACGATACACCAACGCCCGAAGCAGATAAGTTAATTCTGAACCAATGGGTGAAAAAACACGCTGGTGATCCCCGGTATTGGTTCGGCACCGAAACGAACCCCCTTGACCCGCGGTCGCAAAGTGAAGACCTCGGCGATAATGCCATGACTGCCAGCACATATGGCATTAAAAACTTAAAACGCATTCTACCTAATCTTACGAAGTGGACCGGCGAAGAAGCCGAAGATTACGACAAATTACGAGAGATGTACGGCGAGATAGCAGGGCAGTTTCGTCGGTACATGGGCCACGTAACCAAATACGTTGGTGGGGTTTATGAAACACCTCGTACCTACGATCAGCCGGGTACTATCTACGAGCCAACGCCCCGTGTGCTGCAGAAAAGTGCGGTATCTTTTCTGAATCAGCAGCTCTTTCAAACGCCAACCTGGTTACTTAATCCAGAGGTTATGCAGCTCGTCCGGCCTGACCAGGGTGTAGACTACCTGCGAACGTTGCAGGAAACCACTCTGAACAGCCTGATGGATGTAGGCAGACTATCCCGCCTGATTGAAAACAGCAGCCGTCCGGCTAAGTCGTACAGTCTAGACGAGTTCATGACCGACTTACAATCGTCGATTTGGCGTGAGTTGAAAGCTGGTCGTTCGATTGATGTGTACCGTCGGAACTTACAAAAAGTATACGCCGAAAAGCTAATTTCTATGCTGACACCCGCCATGCCAGTGGCTCCTGCCGCCGGTTTTTCGGGCAATGGTTTCCGGTATAACGCCGGCCCCATCGCCGATATTAAGAAATCTGATATCATGTCGGAGGTACGTGCTCAGTTAGTAAACCTGCGCAGTAGTATCAGAACCGCTATTCCCCGCCAAACCGATACCATGAGTCGGTATCATTTGAGCGACGTATTGGCCCGCATTGATAACGCTCTCAGCCCTAAGCAGCGCTAG
- a CDS encoding MotA/TolQ/ExbB proton channel family protein produces MKTQTPSPAPAKASAPKKSSSGGLNPAFVIPVLLLIGILTYMFVFGDGSHFQEGDNTKEPLPGDYFGTVYKGGFIVPILFTCFLTVLVFSIERFFTIGRANGTGSIDDFVRKVKSLLDRNDVAGAIQECDKQKGSIGNVVKTALVKYQQLSTDTELTKEQKLVSLQKEVEEATTLELPMLEKNLTIIATLASVSTLIALLGTVLGMIRAFAAMGATGQPDTGALSTGISEALVNTALGIGTAAIATIMYSYFTSRIDVLTYNIDEIGLSIQQNFAAHN; encoded by the coding sequence ATGAAAACACAAACTCCCTCTCCAGCACCAGCCAAAGCATCGGCACCCAAGAAGTCGTCGTCGGGTGGCCTGAATCCCGCGTTCGTTATTCCGGTCCTGTTGCTGATCGGTATCCTGACGTACATGTTCGTTTTTGGCGACGGGAGCCACTTCCAAGAAGGTGACAACACAAAAGAACCACTACCCGGTGATTACTTCGGTACCGTGTACAAAGGTGGATTTATCGTACCGATTCTGTTCACGTGCTTCCTGACGGTATTGGTATTCTCAATCGAGCGTTTCTTCACCATCGGCCGCGCTAATGGCACGGGTTCGATCGATGATTTCGTTCGCAAAGTGAAAAGCTTACTCGACCGCAATGACGTAGCTGGTGCTATCCAGGAGTGCGACAAGCAGAAGGGTTCGATCGGTAACGTTGTGAAGACTGCCCTGGTGAAGTATCAGCAACTGTCGACCGACACAGAACTGACGAAAGAGCAGAAACTTGTGTCGCTGCAGAAAGAAGTAGAAGAAGCAACGACGCTGGAGCTGCCAATGCTGGAGAAAAACCTGACCATTATCGCTACACTGGCTTCGGTTTCGACCCTGATCGCCCTGCTCGGTACGGTACTTGGTATGATTCGCGCGTTCGCAGCTATGGGTGCTACAGGCCAGCCTGACACCGGTGCTCTGTCGACGGGTATCTCGGAAGCCCTTGTAAACACGGCCCTCGGTATCGGTACGGCTGCTATCGCAACCATCATGTATAGCTACTTCACGAGCCGTATCGACGTGTTGACCTACAACATTGACGAAATCGGTCTGAGCATCCAGCAGAACTTCGCGGCTCACAACTAA